A window of Notolabrus celidotus isolate fNotCel1 unplaced genomic scaffold, fNotCel1.pri scaffold_260_arrow_ctg1, whole genome shotgun sequence contains these coding sequences:
- the LOC117809367 gene encoding CREB-regulated transcription coactivator 3-like encodes MTDLSVSRVQFQKIQQLRLSQSRAQYYGGSLPNVNQISNTCTEFQGGFSSGLDPVRGTRHHGLVERVHRDRNRINSPHRRPIDKHGRQMESSPYGAVYLSPPLDNSWRRDQQPWMEDKRPGFRLISQLNRTNSDSALHTSVMNPNPQDPFGVNQQMSRAPPQRNASVNEAEVDGSGNIFSFPPLSNEESLIGVSKPLPKQLWEAKKVQSLASRPKSCEVPGINIFPSPDQHPGLSHYQGLLNSGGSLPDLTNLHFPSPLSTPLDPDDHTTFPNLSGGSSTGNLPAAMMHLGLGNSQGLSSSLSNPSIQASLSTCQLQSSLSNPSINSSLRLSNNSPRRRPAPISPLTLSPGSEQRRGLSKPMSPTMSPSLSPITQGVALDTSNMPREPPPPYPLYQQSQHALDQSRQRQHQQHQHQHQHQHQQQQHQHQHQQQQQQQQQQQQQQQQQQQQQQQQQQQQLHHHPVSPLQSVTLDFNTGQNNMSTLFNDPFMDPHFSNRSKTHPYLLDQFSLLENSMSSTVGSSGIDPSSSSMLSYSQANLSGLGGGHSSLQDPLSMRPNMLYSNCSGGLPNIILTDDSHTTLAKDISAALSAVPECFDSEGGFPLEEELRIEPLSLDGLSMLSDPDMVLPDPSVEDSFRSDRL; translated from the exons atgacagacctcagtgtCTCCAGG GTCCAGTTTCAGAAGATCCAGCAGCTCCGTCTGTCTCAGTCCCGGGCTCAGTACTATGGAGGCTCTTTGCCCAACGTCAACCAGATCAGCAACACCTGCACTGAATTTCAG GGCGGATTTTCTTCAGGACTGGACCCTGTCAGAGGGACGCGTCACCACGGGCTTGTGGAGAGGGTCCACAGAGACCGAAACCGCATCAACTCCCCCCACCGCAGACCCATCGACAAGCACGGCAGGCAG ATGGAGAGCTCTCCTTATGGAGCTGTGtacctgtctcctcctctggacAACAGCTGGAGAAG GGATCAGCAGCCGTGGATGGAGGACAAACGACCGGGCTTTAGATTAATATCACAACTCAAcag gACAAACTCTGACTCGGCCCTCCATACGAGTGTTATGAATCCGAACCCTCAGGACCCGTTTGGTGTGAACCAGCAGATGAGTAGAGCTCCTCCCCAACGCAAtg CGAGTGTGAACGAGGCCGAGGTGGACGGTTCTGGAAACA tcttctccttccctcctctctccaacGAGGAGAGTCTGATCGGAGTCAGTAAACCACTGCCGAAGCAGCTGTGGGAGGCCAAGAAG gtccAGTCTCTGGCCTCCAGGCCAAAATCCTGTGAAGTGCCTGGAATCAA TATTTTTCCATCTCCAGATCAGCACCCAGGTCTCTCTCACTATCAGGGTCTGTTAAACTCGGGCGGTTCTCTGCCCGACCTCACAAACCTCCacttcccctcccccctctccacGCCACTCGACCCAGACGACCACACCACCTTCCCTAACCTCAGTGGTGGCAGCAGCACTGGAAACCTGCCTGCCGCCATGATGCACCTGGGCCTTGGCAACTCACAGG GTCTATCTTCATCTCTCagtaatccatccatccaagcGTCTCTCAGTACCTGCCAGCTGCAGTCCTCTCTCAGTAACCCATCCATTAACTCGTCTCTCCGTCTGTCCAACAACTCCCCTCGGCGGCGTCCAGCTCCCATCAGCCCCCTCACCCTGTCTCCCGGCAGCGAACAGCGCAGAGGACTATCAAAGCCGATGTCCCCTACCATGTCCCCGTCTCTGTCCCCTATCACACAG ggtgtcgcTCTGGATACTTCCAACATGCCGAGGGAGCCGCCTCCTCCTTACCCGCTCTACCAGcaatcccagcatgcactggaCCAGAGCCGCCAACGccaacatcaacaacatcaacaccaacatcaacaccaacatcaacaacaacaacatcaacatcaacatcaacaacaacaacaacagcagcaacaacaacaacaacaacaacaacaacaacaacaacaacagcagcaacaacaacaacaacaacttcatCATCATCCTGTTTCCCCCCTACAGAGCGTCACACTGGACTTCAACACAGGACAG AACAACATGTCAACGCTCTTCAATGATCCCTTCATGGACCCACATTTCTCCAACCGCAGCAAGACCCACCCCTACCtg TTGGACCAGTTCAGTCTGCTGGAAAACTCAATGAGCTCTACGGTGGGGAGCTCTGGCATAgacccttcctcctcctcaatgCTCAGTTATTCCCAGGCCAACCTCTCTGGGCTCGGGGGCGGCCACAGCAGCCTGCAGGACCCCCTAAGCATGAGGCCCAACATGCTGTATTCAAACTGCAGCGGAGGACTGCCAAACATCATCCTAACTG ATGATTCTCACACAACCCTGGCAAAGGACATCAGCGCCGCCCTCTCTGCTGTTCCTGAATGCTTTGATTCTGAAGGAGGTTTCCCATTGGAGGAAGAGCTACGCATCGAGCCCCTTAGCCTGGATggtctgagcatgctcagtgacCCTGACATGGTGTTACCAGACCCCTCAGTGGAGGATTCTTTCCGCAGTGACCGACTGTGA